AGAAAAAATGCGGGTAAACAAATATTTTAGcatctaaatttttaaagttattttttttaattaacataatgtgttttaaaaattgacacaaatttttcagaaaataataatttttttgataaaatgttaaaaattatctataaatattaaataatagaacatacgaaaaaaaaataagaagaaagaagtcggaaaaaaaataagagaagaaacaaacaaaaattgcaaaagaaacgaaaagaaaaaggattgaagagaaagaaagaggaggTAGAAGAAAAATACGGGTAGATTTTAACATTTTGTGTTCTTTCcggatgttgaatttgattgaATAATAATTTGTTTATCTAACACTACCTATTGTTTATTATTTAGGATTAAAGTATGATTTTAGTTCTTAAGATACTGAGCGNaattattcataataaaaaaaaattataaaattaaaaaaacaaaaataagaaaaagagagTGTTTATGTTTATGCAAacgaaaaggaaagaagaagggggaaggaaaaaagaagaagggaaaagagagaaagaagaagaagctatcCACGATTTACTTCTACCTCCATTTCTACAgccaaaaatttaaaaccaagttaaattttagggatcattttgtatgcaaaaaaatgttagaaaaatttttttcgacTTATACATTAGTGACTAAAATCGTAATTAATCCTTAtttattagaaaatatttttatattttataccgAACTAATGTTTATTAGTAGTAGACATTAATTTGGGTTTAAGGTACATGTTAAAGttattatttgtaaaattttttaaatttttattttaataaatatacaataaaacaTGATACATACCGTATTAGCTAAAACTTTAATTTAAGGTTATCTATACTACctgtaatatttttatattgagtCAGGATAGCATTGGAAATTTAGTCTAGTCTTTTCAGAGTACCAAATGTTTGCAGTCATTTTGGAAATTCTGGATGGAGGTGAGGGCAAAGACAAACTCCCCATCGTCATCATCCATTAttctaatttcattttcatttccatGCTTGTTTTTTACACGTGACAAATGTTTGGATATATACAGTGAAGTTGATTTGTAGCCCGGTTCAACTGGAACTAAAGTTAACACTTAACAGTTAACACACACGCCTTTAAACATGCCATAAAATAATACTAGTATCTCTATCAATTGCTTAGGctttattttgagtttttgactTGCATGTCGATTTTGACTTGTTAaggttaaaattttaatttacttatATTTTAAGAAACTTCTAACACTTGACTCTACCACTTATACATACTCACATCTGAAAGATTTCCTGTTTATATTCCGAGTTCTttttctgagtaggattccttTCACATATTTCTGTTTATATTCAAGTTATGTACTCATAACTCTGAAATTCTATGGAATTTCATTTTAAGACACTTTAAAACTCTGTAAAGTGTTTTTGATTAATTGTTTATGTAAATTTTACTCGCATTCTGACTATTGATTTTGCCAAAAACTACTACTTCGTGTCAAACtgagaactttgatgcactgtTTTTATATGTACAGATCTTATGCAAAATGAGTAGAATGCGAACCCCTGCTCTGGATGAAAAATCAATTTGTCATTTAACTTTTGAGAAACAATGAAGTCCTCCATGTTTTTGGTCAACAACTAAATGAATggcttacaaataaaaaatattgctaATGTTAGCACTCAAGTTTCAAATCAATGAACACTCTTTATTTAATAAcacccaaaaataaataaataaataaataaattctaaccaTTCTTTACATCCCCCCAATCATTACTTAGCTTATTGGAAATGTTAAgaaattttacttaaaaaaaagaagacagaCTTTCTGTACATTCATAATCAGCAGCTATGAAGTCTCCAAGCTCAATTGTACAATTTCAGGCGAGTTGTAATTTCCTGCCGGCACATAGGACATGAAGATAATGTTGCACCACACTCCCTGCAAGTCTATATCAAACAACACAGTACAATTAAATAACAGAATTAAATGTTAAATGATTGAATGTTACATAATAAATGTACATGTTCATCATCAAATGTGAGATTTATAAAAATAGCattccttttaagattttttcatttaaaaaccaGAGTTACATCATATAACTTCAAGGCACATTAACATGAGCATATATAGTAACAAGTTCATCAAAGAAACTTACTGTATGGCCACATCCAAACGCCATGTCCTTTGGATTCGTTAGGCAAATAGGGCATACTGATTCAGTTACAGCCGGAGCCGATGGCTCGACCGATTCAACATTTCGTGGAACTGTGGTGACAGAATTGTCATGGTCTATAACTTCCTTAGGCGGAGGCAGAGGCCTGTTACTTCGATGGTTACCTATTGATTTTCCACTGCATCAGAAAAATTGCACACTCAGTTATCCTTGAATATATTAGAATCTTTCATGGTTGTACTTGTAAGTTCAAAGCTTACCTTCCAAGTTGTAAATTTAAGGCTATCCGGTACTGAATTGGAATTTCCATAAGGGCAGCAAGTGCAAATGCTGCTTCCTTCTTTGATGCCTCTTTTTCGGACATGATCTTTGTGAAGTTCACAAACTAAAGAAGCAAAAAGGAAATGTTAGAAAACCATAGCAGAATAACATTAACATTGCATGGAAAAATGAGAATCTAAATGGGAAATGCAATCATACATATGTAAACTACCTGAAAGTTGTCAAATAACCGGTGCTTAATGTTATCATCGAAGCGTTGCATTTCATCCCATGGTCCATCTCCAACTCCAACCAAAATAATTGAGAGTGGATAGTGACTGAAAATTAGAACAGCTCCAGCATCAAAGATGGATATCATTAACAAAATATAAGGCctagcaaaaaaaataaaaataaaaaatgtttaccTTGCAGCAACAATAGAATCAATGGTTGCTTGCTCTTGTGGACTAAGCTTTCCATGTGGTGTATCTGAACTTCTAGTAAcctatgaaaaaacaaaatgcTTTAGAAACATGGGCTTCAATTATATCATTCCGTAAGAAGaatcaaaatgatataaaacaaaaacgaaataaatatataaaacctGTCCATCAGCAATAATTACAAGAACATGATATTGACCCTGGCTTCTCTCCACAATATCAATTGCTGCATCAACTACAGGTGCAAATGATGTTGGACCTATTGATAAGGGTTCAACCGTTAGTCATTCATGATTAGATCTTCAAATTTTTGCAGGACAATAAAGCCATACATATGTGGTGCCCCTTTATATGTATTCATTAAGTCATACATCATTTATTAGATATATTTGTAACAGATACTTgtaataaaattgtaaaatgtAGTCAACAAGGAATAATATTGAACCTGCCAATTTTAAGAGTGGAACAATCTCTCTGTAGCGTGCAAGTACTTCCTCAAAACCACGACAAGAGCGACCATCAGGATAAAAGTTGAACACATACTTATCATGCGTAGATGCTGCAGAAGTATTGGCTGGAATCAAtataatacaaaagaaaaatataaagatttGATCATAAAGTCAGAAACAAAAGCTCACCATCACCAAATCCAAAACATGGAATCAGATTATCCTCGTCAAAAGCAGCGAGAGTACGGCCGATGATGGAGATTGCCTGCTCGTATGGATTCGGAATCCGGCCAATATGATGAAGGCTTTTGTGGTTGAATGAGTGCTTGCCTGAAATTCCCAAGATGTGATTTTCAGCATTCTCCATTCTCATACAGTGTGTATAATATAACATTAATTTCGTATTCACAAAGAACAAACCTGTCCATTCGTTGCTTTTGGTGAAATCAATACCAAGTATTAAATTTGATGATTCCAGACCAGCTTCTCTAAGAGCAGTAATAACCTGAAGGATAGGGTAGCAGATAAGTACAGGCAAAAATTCTACAAGAAAACATGCAGTAACTATGTTTGCAGCACCTTCATGAGATGTAACCATATTCTTTTCAAATGAAAACAGGTTGCAAATAAACCAAACACCGCAAGCAACTTCACAGTGTGCAATAAGTTCAAAATGATCAATGAAAATCTTACAGATACCTTGATGCCATTATATAATCAAATAAAGTTTTCTAAATACCTAGTAGTAATTCCTGTTCTAGTGTATTACAAAAATTTCTTTATGGTGCTAAGATTAAGATCTCTAAATAGAGGAGCAAAAACCTGATCAAGTGAACTGAAATTATCAGCTATATAAGTGGGGCGCTCGATTTGCTGGTATTTAGTATTCTTCGAACTCCCAGCATAAGAAGAAGGTTGGCGATAATCCTCATAGCTATTGTTCTTTGAAGTTGCATCATAAGAAGATGGTTGGGGATAATCCTCATAGCTTGTGTTCTTTGAAGTTGCATCATAAGAAGATGGTTGGGGATAATAATCATAGCTAGTATTCCTTGAAGTCCCATCATAAGAAGAGGGTTGATGATAATCATAGCTAGTAGTCCCCGAAATCCCATCATAAGAAGAAGGGTGATGAACGAAATCATCACTAGAATCATCTGTTGACCCTGAATTTCCCATAAATACAGACCTCCGATTCTTTCACctatatcaaaataaatcttATCAATTACTATAAGTCTATAACTTCCTTCAAAGTTCTTATTATTAACAAAGCAGTGGCATACTTAATTCTATCTAAATCACGAAATGATCATACATGAAGAACTTAGGAGGAGAAAGCACGAAAACACTTAATCGTTTAGTTCACAACAAGAGAGTAGGGTTACCTGAAGAAAATGAGAGAAAGTACTGAAGCTGATTTGTGGCGGTTAATGAAGAGGTtctggttcttcttcttcctgtggTAGTTTCGTTGGTCTTCAATTTGATTTTTGGTTAGGCGATGAACGATGACCATAATGACCATAATTTCAGACAAAAAAGCATTTAAATTGTTTATTAATTGTTAGGTGCTGGCGGTTTGTCATTATTTTAATGCGTGCACTCGTTGTCTCTCGTTGCCTTTCCCTTGGCTTGTTAAGTCAAATTACTTCACATGTTCTGTTTGAATATGATTGGGCTCGGTTGGTTCCTAAGAGGTTCTGTTATCCATATGAATTACCAACCgtctctttcttccttttttttgcttttttgaatttctttgctTACTAGCATCTTCCACCTTCAATAATTATTCACTTTCTTTGCTCACACGAAATACGTTTACTGTATCTCTTTTTTATACTGAGAAGTGAGAAGTCCCCTTTTGAAAACACATTACTTCCAAGATTAGTAATCTTTCTCATGCAAATACTTTTTATTAGTTAAGTAATTGGTCATtgatataataatcataatagaATCTTAAATAGAACTCCAACCAATCGTTtcctttttttcattaaaaaatggATCGATgtcttcttatttattttattcgcTCTGTCACAACTCTCAccgtattttttttctaattccgTAGCTATCACtaagaaattattattataaatattttataacttgaaaatattaaaaataattaatcttaattaatttggATTGATTTAATGATCATCTCAtctgtttaaataaatatttggaATTTAAATTTTGCTTTGTGTGTGTAACAATTCATTAATTAGTGGCAGACCCTTAATAAATAGAGCATCATTATGTAGTGAATTAATTTTTGGCATGCCGAATTAGAAAATTCGtagaaaaaaatgtatttgtctttaaaatatattaatttctcattattaatagcaatatttatgtatttttgtttttgttgaaatttacctaggacaattttatttgttagtttcgtatttattcttgaaattaaaataatataatcaacatTATTCCTTGTTAAAACTTCACATTTTATGacatgatttttaaatttttaaacttataGACTTATATCATTACAAAATTTATTAGATCGATTAATATTTCTTGATAACAAGGTGTACCCAAATACTATCGTTGAGTATTAGTTAATGTGAAGAGAAACTAATAACAacttttgttattcaatatataatttattctattgaaaaataaattagttttttctgAACtggtaaataaattttttttaatttcttacaaTATTTgccattaaaaaataataaatgatcaCACTATCTTACAATATGATATATAaagtaatttcttattttaaaattaattctagttagtgagataaaaatttaaaatattttttattatttactcaaatttaaatttagaattgattAACGACttattcctttttaatttcaataacaaaaataaaactaattgaGTGATATTtaacatttaataatttcaattatttaaatttttgttactaaaaattgggttaaaaattaattataaatttaataatcgATAATAGATAGTATATTAGTAcgtaaataataatatctgatatattatttatttattttttgacaaGACTAATATATAATCTATTGAGGATTGATTTattgttcaaattttttttataaattttataatatgtaaaaatagtgatctcatttt
The genomic region above belongs to Arachis duranensis cultivar V14167 chromosome 3, aradu.V14167.gnm2.J7QH, whole genome shotgun sequence and contains:
- the LOC107480213 gene encoding E3 ubiquitin-protein ligase RGLG3 — translated: MGNSGSTDDSSDDFVHHPSSYDGISGTTSYDYHQPSSYDGTSRNTSYDYYPQPSSYDATSKNTSYEDYPQPSSYDATSKNNSYEDYRQPSSYAGSSKNTKYQQIERPTYIADNFSSLDQVITALREAGLESSNLILGIDFTKSNEWTGKHSFNHKSLHHIGRIPNPYEQAISIIGRTLAAFDEDNLIPCFGFGDASTHDKYVFNFYPDGRSCRGFEEVLARYREIVPLLKLAGPTSFAPVVDAAIDIVERSQGQYHVLVIIADGQVTRSSDTPHGKLSPQEQATIDSIVAASHYPLSIILVGVGDGPWDEMQRFDDNIKHRLFDNFQFVNFTKIMSEKEASKKEAAFALAALMEIPIQYRIALNLQLGSGKSIGNHRSNRPLPPPKEVIDHDNSVTTVPRNVESVEPSAPAVTESVCPICLTNPKDMAFGCGHTTCRECGATLSSCPMCRQEITTRLKLYN